The sequence GTGGGATCCGGACATAGACGACGATGCGGTGATAAAGGAGTTTCTCTCGGGCTATTACGGCGACGCCGCCGCCCCCTATCTCTACAACGTGATAGACAGGTGCGAAAAGGAAGTCGCCAAGAACGACGTGTATCTGCGCTGCTATATGTCCAACCTGAAATGGCTGCCGGAGGAGGCGTATATATACTGCTTTGAGAACTTCAACCGGGCGTTGTCGGCGGCGAGCAGCGACCCGGTCCTGCGGGACAGAGTCCTGAGCGAGCTGCTCTTTTTCCAGTGGGGCTGGTATCTGCTGGACGAGGAGTCCAGAAACCGTATCAAGGACTCCGGCTGCCTCTTGTGGGACGACGAAGACCGCTACGAGAGCTTTTTCTACAACTGGGCCCACAGCCGCAACAACGCCTACTCCCGTGAAGGCGGCCTGTTTGAGCACAAATAATAAACCGAGTCACAATACCTGCATACGGCCGGTCCCGGGCCCGGCAGCGCCGGGAGGCTTTGTATCAGGGCCCCCTATGTGATAATATAGATATGTAGATCAACTTACAAGGACAAGCGAATGCACGACACGGATATGCAGCTATTGGCCATCAAGGATCAGGTGGGCTCCCTGCTGGGGCAGATAGACGACTGTTCCGACGATCCGGCTTCCAGGGAAAACAAAGAGCAGCTGCTGCAGATAGCCAAGAGGCTCCACGCTGCGGCGGATCAGATAGTCTGGCTGGTGGCCAGAATGAAAAAGTAGAGGAAGATATGAGCGAGATAAACATAGACGCCATTACGGCTATTCTGGACGAGACCCACGCCCTCAGGGAGAAGGCGCTGACCATATCCCGGGAGACCATCCGTTTTTGCGCCAATTCCATACGGGCGTCCCACCGCAGAGAGTTTGACAAGGCTGCGGAGCTCATGGAAGAGGCCGGCAGCAGGGTGCGTCAGGTAAAGGAGCTCCTGCAGGACAAGCCCGAGATATACTACACGGGCTACGTGCTGGACGCCCAGAAGGAATACGGCGAGGCGGTGCTGACCAACGCCATCATCCGGGGTCTGGACCTGCCGGACTTCAGGGAGATAGGCATCGAGCCGGCCGTGTGGCTCAACTCTCTGGCAGAGGCCGCCAGCGAGACCCGGCGATACGCTCTGGACGAGCTGAGGCGGGGCGACATAGACTCGGCTGTGCGCGCTCTGGACGTCATGGACGACGTGTATTATATGCTGATCACCGTGGATTATCCTGACGCCGTCTCCGGCGGTCTCCGGCGGCATACGGACCAGCTGAGAGGCGTGCTGGAAAAGACACGCTCCGAGATCACCCTTATCAAGCATCAGCAGGATCTGAGCGACAAGCTGGACAGAGCCCTGGACCAATGACGGACCTGTTTGACGCGGGCATTGCGGATGCTCCGCTGGCAGCCCGCATGCGTCCGAAAAAGCTGGACGATTTTG comes from Abditibacteriota bacterium and encodes:
- a CDS encoding haloacid dehalogenase, with translation MSEINIDAITAILDETHALREKALTISRETIRFCANSIRASHRREFDKAAELMEEAGSRVRQVKELLQDKPEIYYTGYVLDAQKEYGEAVLTNAIIRGLDLPDFREIGIEPAVWLNSLAEAASETRRYALDELRRGDIDSAVRALDVMDDVYYMLITVDYPDAVSGGLRRHTDQLRGVLEKTRSEITLIKHQQDLSDKLDRALDQ